The following DNA comes from Camarhynchus parvulus chromosome 7, STF_HiC, whole genome shotgun sequence.
gagaaaattttactgtgttttaatCAAACATTTTTAATCTCAGGAAGTCATCTTGCCTACTTTGGTTTGGTGCTTATTTAAAGCTTCATTTTTATAGaaatttatgtttttctctCACAGTTACTCTTTCAGCTTAGCTAACTTGTCACAGTTAGCCTGGTTATCAATTCCCTGGGTGTCTCAGAGGTACAGGAGGTTTCCTGGCTGATCCATGCCACTGGACTGCTTCTCCTTGACCTttgtctccagctctgcctcctctctgCAACTCCCCAAATTGCCCTTACTCCAGAGGTGGCAGTGAAACCTCTTCACCTGTTTGCCTGAGAGTAACAAAGCACCTTCTCTCTGCACAGACCTtacagctcctcagagcagcagtgactcCTCTCTTGGCCACCAATAAACCAGAGCAGAGCATCACAGAGCCAAATCATCTGCCCCACCTCCTCCATATGCCCTCTCCAGCTTTTACACCCCACTCACTGTGTGTTTCCTACAGCTGATGGAGGTGTAAAGCCAATTCCTGCCATCCTTAGCTTTGGCTTTCCAATCCACACATCTTCCTCTTCACGCTACCTGATTAGCAGAGGAGCACATTTAATTTTGGGGGATGCAGGGTAAAAGTCTATCATGGTAACTCAGTGTTATTCCAACAGATGTCCATTCAATGCCATCTGTCCCACCTGTGGCTTTGGCTATTATTTCTTACTAATTTTAATCTTGTCTTTGCCTTAAGGGGACAAATTCTTTCTGGTACCTGACTGCAGGTTTAGCAAACTCCCCGAGGGAAGCCcaaatgcatttcaaaagcatttttaatgtgtgtCTTTCATCCTGGTGAAACCAGCTGTCCATGCACATCAATTCCCTGCagcaatttttcctttcatggaATGGAAATATTCAGCCTCATGGTTGGGTATGGAAATTTTGCTGATTTGAGACAAAGGGTCTGCTTAAATGGACTGAATTTAGTATTCTGACTTTCCGGCCTCCCTCTTAACTCTTCTGAAGGAAGTCATGAAGGCTTGAGAGCTAAGTCCTGCTGGGAATTTCAGAGAGCTTGGAACAGAGATGGGTGATTTTCAGCTGGAGAACCTGCCAGGGGTTTGGTTTTATGCACACactctttgctgagcatcttagCTAAGTGCACACCTTGTACTCAGAAGGTAAGAGGAGAATCTCTTTCTTCTACTAGACCTCCcaattaaagttaaaaaatatgCTTAACTGTGActtaattatttgtattttgtgtAGAAAGCCCTAGCTcaatttaaaaaagcagatgCTTATTTGTATAGATAGTGCAGAGTTATTGCAGCAGTCACACTGGAAAAGCATTCGTTATCTAAGGAGACAAATTGAACAAGACAAATCTAGGGCCAACCTGTTTCTCCTCAAGCAGTTTGTAAACACATGCTGAGAAGCAGAGAATTAGGAAAGGAGAGTTGAACTTGCTCTTGCTATGGCCCGAATGCAGCTGGTTATGGGcaatcttcattttaatttactgtTTCTAAGCAAGACATCATTCAAAGCTGATGTTTGACAGGTGGTGATGCTCATATCGTGCTGTTTCTTCAGGTCAGTTTTGTTTCCCTCTAAAACTACTCTACATCCACCTGAAgacctgctctgggagcagggagctcccaAACAGCTTGGAGCTCCTTTGGTGTTTCTTCCACCACTTTGGCTGCCAGGGTCAGGtatcagctgctgctcacaatATAGTTCCTAACAATTTcctgggcacaggagcagccatggATGCTGGGACCAGGCATCTTCAGCACCAGCTTTAGTCATTGTGTGAGGCTGCTCTGTTCTCACAGAATTCATCTAATCTTCGATGCATTAATTTCAGGGTGTGACCCTGCAGTGAGAGAAGGCAAGGACAAAAGTCCCAGTGGGGCAAAAGTGGGAAGCAAGGTTCAGTTGCTatgattgattattttttccagaaaatacagGTTGATTTCTTCTGAGTTTGGTGAACAGTACCTATTTTGGGAATATGAAGGCATTTGGCTCTCACTGATCCTCTCCACACCTTTTGGTATTTCTCCAAGCAGTGCCctgaaggcagctctggggtttgtAAGCTGCTCTCCTGTAAACACTCAAAGGTATTTGTCCAACAGAGGGAGAGCCAGCTTCCCTGCACAGCAAGTGGATGTGGCAAAATGCAAATAGCAGCAGTTCACAGGGATCAATACACCCaacacagcccaggcagctgcagggtcTGTTTGGATGGTGTGCAGGCTTCTCCTTGAGCAGGATCTCTAATGGACACTGAGCTGCTACAGGGGGATGATTCTGGCTGTATGGACAGAAATTTATGCATTGCTACAGCAGCTCAAGTGCCTGTGGGctactgcagctctgccttacAGACAGTCAGATAAGAGCCAGCTCCCCTCCTTGTTCTATGCcataaaatgcttttgctgctgtgcaggacCTCATGTACTCATGGGGTCCATCAAACGGAGTAAACGGAGCTTTGTGCTCTTAAGACAAGTCCCGTTGGAAACCCTGGCATAGGTCATAAAGAAGTGCACAATTTTTGTGGGGAATGATGGCTGCTAGTACAATAAACCTAACCATTTCTAAACTTCTCCCTCCATTAAGCAAAAATAATCAGTGtcattacattttatattttgtgaATGAAAATAATAGTATATGCATTCTGAACATTAACAGATCTGAGTGTGCTTTTAGCAAGAAATGTGAACATTTTAATATAAGGACTGCATGTATTATGTTTTACTAGCTGTTGAATACACCAAGTTCCAGATAGCTAATTTTGGAAATGAGAAATAGCTCATGATGTGATAAAGGCAATGAATGAAGAACTTCAGAGGATCAAAATGCAATGTTATCCATAACTTCCATCAATTaggaaaaaagacagcaaaacaaaactacacATTGGGATGGACGAGGTACTGATCTAAAGGTACTGTGCCTTTACTCAAAGTAATCTTGATTTCAGCTTCTTAAAAGTATTTTACCATGGCTCAGGAAGTCCTTAAGCCATGGATTGATGGAGATTCAGAGAAAATACCAGGAAACTATGAGCGTAGACTTACTTTGATCTTGACATTTTTGCTAAATAGGGTATCTGAGCTGGTACAGCTCTTACATTTTCAAGTTAATGGCCGAACCCAAAAGGTTGCTAATAGAAGGAACTAAAGCAGAATACAAATATCTAAATCCAGCATTGAAATCAAAAGGCTCTCTCAGCTCCAGTCCAATCCTAGAAGCACCTAACTCAGGAGGTACCTACCTTCAGTCTCCAAGAACTTCAGGAGTACAACAGTCACCTTGCACCTGTGCCTGGaaccttctcctcctcagtgGGTCTGAATCCTGCTGCATCCTGCCAGGGTTACAGATGGTTCAGCTCTTGTTGGACTTGGAACAAACCACATGCTTGAGTTCATGAGCTCAGTTTGTGCTAAGGATGTGCAGCTGAGaaggtgaaaaaagaaaagtaaaccTTCTGAGAGAAAGGAGAGCAAGTGCAGAGGAGTCTTTAGTTCAGCAGTTTGGTTTGGTCTTTCTGGGACAGGAATTGTGTCCTCCTGGCTGGAATTCACAATCAGCTTCTGGAGGAAGACTGAAACTCCGGATCAGGTAGGTGTTTTCACCTCTGAACTAAAAATTATACTCACCTTTGATCTTCCTCTTATACCCCAATGaatctttaattctttttatgCAAAGAAGAACAGGTTCAGCATAAGGGCATACAgtgctctcctctgctctgcccattTTCCCTGGGTATCTTGCACCCTGGAAGATTTCTGTAGCTCTCCAGGGAACACAGGCTGGTATTTCTCAGGCAGCAAATCAAGCTGAACCCAGATCTCCTCCTTGTCACCCTGCTGACAACCTCCCTGAGAAAGAACAtggccagctggggctgcaggagtgTCCTGTGTTTGCCTCCAGATGGACAGACTGCCCGTGTCCTGAAAGGTGGCTCAGCCCCAGTGACAGGCATGGTTTGAAAGCTCATCCCTGAGCTCCCTCAGTCATcagattgttttctttctgtctcttggGAGAGGGCATTTTACATCAGAATAGATTCTAGAGAACAAGCTGGAGAAAATCCAACTCACAACACCCAGCATCTGGAATTCTGAGACTACTCTCTTGGAAGACTggaaaagagttttaaaaacatgttcCAAATCTGGTAAATGGGGAAACACTGGAGGAAACATCCAACCTCCCAGGCTGATATCCTCACCACTGCCTTGTATGGATGTGAGTGCCTGCAATAGTTGTGAGATGCCCAATCCAGCAGACAGTCTGGAATGACTGTGGAAAGTGGATCTGATGGAGCACAACATCTCCTGAAGGTTACTAGCAACCTGAGGTGGCTGGGTGACTGCCCCTTGAAGCAGAAATCAAGGAATGGAAATTCTTGTGCTCATGGAATTTTGGAGCTTCAATGCAAAGTGTCTGGGTTCTTTGCCTGTCCATATTTGGGAACTGTGACTGAACTGCCAAGTGCTTCCCTGATCAGTCAGGTTCCCATGTCCTTACAAGATCTGAAAAAGAAGTTTCAAGTTAGATCCACACAAGCTTTTAGGGGCTTAACAATTGCTTTGGCCAACACCAGCAATCACcaaagctcctgctcagccaaTGTCTAATGCAGAGGTCTGACAGCCTTTGTGTTTCACCAGGGATGCCCTGTGGGTGCCTCATCCCTCTTCGGGCACACCCAGAGGCACCTGGGTCTtgccagccctcagcaggcagcactggagcACCAGCCTGACTCAGTTTTGGGAAGAGGTGAAGTGCCTGACTCTAAGAGGGGCCCTGGTACTTGTCACCCCAGTTGAAGACAGAtagctccctgcagggctggcagtaCCTCAGACACTGCCTCATGAGCTGATTTCGTAATTCCCTGCTCCTTGTACCTGCTTGGTGCATCCCATTGCACATGGAAAGCAGGCTCACAGCAGTGTAGCAGCAGCCTGTACCAAATTGTAACCTAAGTGTTCCCAGGTACCTTTTTGTGCCTATATTCCAAATTACCAGTGTAGGCTCAGCAAATGGCACCAGCTGCCTCAAGGATCACAAGTGCTGCGTCTTGGGGCACGGGATGCATTGCATCAGTCAGGCAATAACTCCAGATCTTCAGGAATATAGATCCTACTGGAATTATACATTAAAGTCACATTGTGTTTACCTTAAAGCAATCTGACGAGGGATTAACTAGGTGATCAGTCCATCTCACCACATCACACAGGAGTAATTAAATTATTCCCAAACAAAATTGCTAGAATTTGACACCTAATCTAACTGCCGATATCTCTGTAATCTTTTCTTCCTACTTGTTCAAATGCTCAACCCTCCTTATTAATAGCAGTGCCGATTTTGTCCTGCAGAAAGTTGGaatatatttcttcttcttcatctgtCCTTGTTGATCTATGAGAATAAAAGACCCCATCACATAAAATTATTCTGGCTTTGCAGAAGGGGCTGGTGAGCCTCTATTTGGAATAAAGTTCCCAGTACCGGTCACCTCATTAGAGAAGTGAGTTGCTACAAATTGGGCCGTTGCAACAGAGCCCAAATGATGCAAGAACTTAATTATTCAGGAAAGGTTTAGAAAAGCTACGGCGTGGCTTGCTGCCTTTGGAAAACAGGAGATTAAAAAGCCACTTTAGGGGGGTTTGCAGAACTCCGGGGGAATAGCAAGGATTCACATACACGGGAAGAACAGAGCGAGCGACAAATACCAGAACAAAAGGGAAATTAACAGAAGCTTAAGTAGGGATGAGAAGCAAAGCAGTGTAATTTATTTGtgaatttatttgtatttagcACAGTTAATATATGGAAAATTATACTAAAGCTGGAACAGAAACAACTATTAGAAATCATTTTGTAAGGCTTTAGACACGTGTGGGAGCTTAAAATAACTCTGTGGGGTGCATCTGATAAttcagaggagaggaaaaggactTACGTCTTCCTCACAATCTCGTCTCTTAAAACATTCAGCTCCATTGTGCTAAGAAATAGACATGGTTACTTTAATCTGACTATCCTACAATTCTCAGGGAAAggttttaatttacaaaattaattttccttcctgcttcaAGTATATAAGTGTGGGTGAAAATAATCACAGACACTTGAAAGGACAGGGCTGAACCCTGATCTCAGCAACAGCAGAGCAAAGCCCGAATAACTCCAAGAACAATTCTGGATGCACGCAGGGATGTAACTGAGAGGAGATCTGGTCCTGAAGTGCTGCACTCCAGGCAGAAAAACCTTGATGTCCCCTCCTTAAACTTCAAGAAAAACTATCAAACGAGTCCCAAGTCCTTTTGGGGCATTTCCGCAGTTCTTGGAAGAAGCCTGCATGTCCCTATTTGCATAGGATGCCTCCAGGCCATCCGCTTCACCAGGCGTTGGATCAGACTGGGCGGCTCGCTCCCTCGACCTGCAGCTGTGCCGGCTGTAAGACCAAACGCACTGCCTTCAGCTCGGCGAGCCCGCTGGGAATTCACCCTTCCCACGCACCGGGGGAGCGTGCGACACCGGGATGTCGCCCTGAGGCAATCTGTGTCATCCCTGCATcgctcttttctttcctcccaggTCGGGCGCTGAACCCGCCGCTCGGAGACACGTGGGTGAGATCCCAACTTTCTCTCCAGGGGCGATCTCCGCAGGCAGTTTACGATGCCAGAGCTCCCGCTGTGCTACCAGCGTTTACTCGGAAAATCACAGGCAATTAATCACAGTTTTCTCGGGGGAAAACCCACTTGATTTGGACCCGTCATTACGCAGGGAAACTACAGAACACCGTGCTGTAACCTAACCTGAACTCTGCTAAAGGCATTTCTTCCTAGGCTCCCTTTTCACTTGGCAAGCCCTGCCTGCCTTTGGAAACCCGGGACGGGTGTAGCGGACCCTGGTTACACTCGGATGTGTTGAGGAGCAAGATGCACCCGCGATGCTGTCCCGCTCGTCTTTGGGCCGCCGAGGCAGGACGCGGGGAGCCTGAGGAAGCCGCGGGGAACGCTCTGAGGTGACCTGCTGCCCGGGGGGCtttccccagccccctcccgCACAAAGCCGTGCGTGTCGGCGGCGGCAGGGAACTCACCCCGGCGGGACCGGGGCTCCGGCCGCCGTCCGGGCATCGCGCAGGGGCCCTCCCGCCGcgggcagagggatggagggacgAAGGGATGGAGAGATGCAGGGAGGAAGCACTTCAGGCGGCAGGTGAACAGGACAACGCGACGCGTCCCTCAGCGGGGCGCAGTTTGGGCGGCACCCGCAGCGACTCGGCCGgtgccggcggggcgggcgcggtCTCCCCCGGCAGCCGGAGCGCCCGGGGACGCGCGGGACGCCCCGCcgcctctcccctcccctccgcccgccccgcccgggggCCGCGCCGCCACCGGCGCTCGGCGCGGCGAGCGAGCGGGCGGCGGCCAGACGGGCGCCCCGCGGACCGCAACGACGGCGGCGCCCCGGAGCCCCCAGGCGGCTCCGCCCCGGCCCCCGCAGGTGGGTCCGCCCTGCCCGCGCCCCCCAACGTCGGGGCGGGACCGAGGGCTGGAGCCGGGCGCCCGCTCGCCGAGGCGacgccccccgcgcccgcccagccccgccgggcTCTCGGGGCGCCGCGTCCCCtcggagcggagcggagcggggcggctCTCGGCATGGCGGGGCTCCCGGCCGGCCGGCGGGCGGGCTGAggcgggggccgggcggggaggCGCCGGCGGCGGGGTCTCACCGCCTCTTCTTGCCGTCCCCCGCAGGGGAGCGGCCGGCCCCCCGCGCCACCATTGCCTCGCACGGCAAGGAGGACCtgctcgccgccgccgcccggctcTGGCAGCGGAGGAGGCGGCTGCTGGCCGCCGCCGGGCTCGCCCTGGCCATGGCCGTCGCGCTGCTGGTCGCcgtgcccctgctgctgctgcaagcgCCCGCCGACACCGGCGCCCACTACGAGATGATGGGCACCTGCCGCATGATCTGCGACCCGTACAGCGGCGGGCGGCCGCCCGGGCCCGGCAGCACCGCCGCCGTGGAGGCCCTGCAGGACCTGGGCGCCAACCCCCCGCCGCCCTTCGTGCAGGGACCCAAGGGGGAGCCGGGCCGGCCGGGCAAGCCGGGCCCCCGCGGGCCGCCCGGGGAGCCGggcccgccggggccgcggggcccgCCGGGGAGCGGGGCGACGCGGGGaagccggggctgcccgggctggCGCTGGtgggcgcgggcggcggcgggagcggcggcggggcggcggcgggcggcgagGCGGCGGGCGGGCTGAGCGCCGCCTTCAGCGGGCCGCGCATCGCCTTCTACGTGGGGCTCAAGAGCCCCCACGAGGGCTACGAGGTCCTCAAGTTCGACGACGTGGTGACCAACCTGGGCAACCACTACGACCCGGCCAGCGGCAAGTTCACCTGCCAGGTGCGCGGCATCTACTTCTTCACCTACCACATCCTCATGCGCGGCGGCGACGGCACCAGCATGTGGGCCGACCTCTGCAAGAACGGCCAGGTGGGTTCCGCCGCTCCCCCGCGCGTCCTCCCCGCCCGCGGTCCCCCGATCGTCCCCCTCCCACACCGTCCCCGTCCCGCGGGCGCGGCGCTGGCCGCCGCCGCACCCGGGAAAAGAGCCAGCGAGCGGGAGCATCCTTCGCGCCGTCGGGGCGGGGGCGCACCTCTAGAGCCGCGAAGAAATCCGAACTCCGGGCTTGCAAACTTTTCTGCCgggctggggagaaggggaagcGAGGACAGAGGCGGGAGGGAGGACACAGGGTTGGGGAGGGGTTGGGGAAGAGGGAGTCGGGGCATTGATGGTGCGGGCTGGGGGGACTGATGGAGGGGCCGGAAAGGAGGTACGTGGAGGACTGATGGTGGGGCTGCGGAGGAGTGACTCGGAGGGCTAATaggggtgctgggcaggaggggcaggggggctgATGTGCCCAGCGGCTGTGTTGGCAGGTGCGCGCCAGTGCCATCGCCCAGGACGCAGACCAGAACTACGACTATGCCAGCAACAGCGTGGTGCTGCACCTGGACTCCGGCGACGAAGTGTATGTCAAGCTGGATGGAGGCAAAGCACACGGAGGCAACAACAATAAGTACAGCACTTTCTCTGGCTTTCTTTTATACCCCGATTAACACAAAAGTGACACGACACAACTGGCCCTGCCACTGATGCACATGGGGCTGTTTGGCAATTCCATACCCCCCATCGTGCTGCTGTTCCCGCTGGTGTCCACTGTCTCCGCAGGTCACTTTAGCTTCATTATCAgtttgtatgtttttattttcacccttgtggaaacaaaatagaaatgaaacaaagcGAACCCCTTCCTTACTCTCCCCCGTTTCTTCTGACCCCCGCTCTCCCT
Coding sequences within:
- the C1QL2 gene encoding LOW QUALITY PROTEIN: complement C1q-like protein 2 (The sequence of the model RefSeq protein was modified relative to this genomic sequence to represent the inferred CDS: inserted 1 base in 1 codon), coding for MAVALLVAVPLLLLQAPADTGAHYEMMGTCRMICDPYSGGRPPGPGSTAAVEALQDLGANPPPPFVQGPKGEPGRPGKPGPRGPPGEPGPPGPXGPAGERGDAGKPGLPGLALVGAGGGGSGGGAAAGGEAAGGLSAAFSGPRIAFYVGLKSPHEGYEVLKFDDVVTNLGNHYDPASGKFTCQVRGIYFFTYHILMRGGDGTSMWADLCKNGQVRASAIAQDADQNYDYASNSVVLHLDSGDEVYVKLDGGKAHGGNNNKYSTFSGFLLYPD